A region of Candidatus Binataceae bacterium DNA encodes the following proteins:
- a CDS encoding Mur ligase family protein, translated as MAAEIPRNSASFTLEEIARATGGRLVGDAALTTRSVSIDTRTMQPGALFVSLRSPSNDGHNYLSQAHERGAAAAIVENGRALGGFPAIEVSDTLLAIGALARFHLARERAARRLPTIAIGGAVGKTTTKELTAIVARALFGPTLATTANFNNRIGVPMTIFTLTREHRAAVIECGTNQPGEIAHLARIVEPDVAMVLNVDLEHTEGLGTLDDVADEEAALFSTAKAIAITSDAEPLVLARIPRHMRELTFGKSTKAAVRLVDRVIEAPGRSRVKYALARALAEGETPAIVESTIQLLGEAAALNCAAAIAAGAALSAAPLSGTQLSAIATALAAAAPVPGRLSTRRIGDLVVLDDSYNSSPRALIAALAAAGEVAEGLGARLVLALGDMLELGALSEQAHKDAISAAVASRPAALIAVGPAMSAAASASEVGGAAGAVHLACAPDIAAATALVAAAIRPGDVLLVKGSRGIAMEGIIDALARR; from the coding sequence ATGGCAGCGGAGATTCCGCGGAACAGTGCGAGCTTTACGCTGGAAGAGATCGCGCGCGCGACGGGAGGACGGCTCGTCGGGGATGCGGCGCTCACAACTCGCAGCGTCAGTATCGATACTCGTACGATGCAACCGGGAGCGCTGTTCGTGTCATTGCGCAGCCCTTCCAATGACGGTCATAACTATCTGTCACAGGCGCATGAGCGCGGCGCGGCCGCGGCGATTGTTGAGAACGGCAGAGCACTCGGCGGCTTCCCAGCGATCGAAGTGTCAGACACACTGCTCGCGATCGGAGCGCTAGCGCGTTTCCATCTCGCACGCGAACGGGCGGCTCGCCGCCTGCCGACGATCGCGATCGGCGGCGCCGTCGGCAAGACCACGACCAAGGAACTGACCGCAATCGTCGCGCGTGCGCTCTTCGGACCGACGCTCGCGACTACGGCAAACTTCAACAACCGCATCGGCGTGCCAATGACGATCTTCACGCTCACGCGAGAGCATCGCGCGGCGGTAATCGAATGCGGCACTAATCAGCCCGGCGAGATTGCGCACCTGGCGCGTATCGTCGAACCCGACGTGGCGATGGTCCTGAACGTGGACCTCGAGCACACCGAAGGCCTCGGCACGCTCGACGACGTGGCCGACGAAGAGGCGGCGCTCTTCTCCACGGCAAAAGCGATCGCGATCACGTCGGACGCGGAACCGCTCGTCCTCGCCCGCATCCCGCGGCATATGCGCGAACTCACGTTCGGTAAATCCACAAAAGCCGCCGTGCGACTTGTCGATCGCGTCATCGAAGCTCCGGGCCGGTCGCGCGTGAAGTATGCGCTTGCTCGGGCACTCGCTGAGGGCGAGACGCCGGCGATTGTCGAATCCACCATACAACTGCTGGGCGAAGCCGCCGCGCTCAACTGCGCTGCCGCTATCGCGGCCGGTGCGGCGCTGAGCGCCGCACCGCTCAGTGGCACGCAGCTTTCAGCAATAGCTACGGCCCTGGCGGCGGCGGCGCCCGTTCCAGGACGCCTCAGTACGCGGCGTATCGGCGATCTCGTCGTACTCGACGACAGCTACAACTCAAGCCCGCGCGCTCTGATCGCGGCGCTGGCGGCCGCGGGCGAAGTGGCCGAAGGCCTTGGCGCGCGGCTCGTGCTCGCGCTGGGCGACATGCTCGAGCTGGGTGCGCTGTCAGAGCAGGCACACAAAGACGCGATCAGTGCCGCGGTCGCATCGCGACCGGCGGCGCTGATCGCGGTGGGGCCCGCAATGAGCGCCGCCGCAAGCGCAAGCGAGGTGGGCGGCGCCGCAGGCGCCGTCCACCTCGCTTGCGCGCCGGACATCGCGGCCGCCACCGCGCTCGTCGCGGCGGCGATACGCCCCGGCGATGTACTGCTCGTCAAAGGCTCGCGCGGCATCGCGATGGAAGGCATCATCGACGCGCTCGCGCGTCGATGA
- a CDS encoding potassium channel protein, with amino-acid sequence MRLTPTRRFAIAIGGIMLLVAIGTTGYILIADMSFIDALYMSVITISTVGFEEVKPLGPGGRIFTMFLIVTGVGTALYLFTVAAELVVEGQLREFLGTTSMQRKIHQLRDHIIVCGYGRFGRAVTDELKRDDLAVVVIDPNPGLEPELIRAGALFIVASALEDAILEEAGVRNARAIVVATGSDADNVYITLSAREKNPIIKIHARGETEAGMRRLKLAGADSVISSYQHGGMRVAAMITRPAVVDFLELTLPGRGVQIDLEEIQVVEGSPAVGKTIESVERGTARLRVVALQRGDEPITMVPGASEIIRAGDRLVVIGDRTSLGRVADILNR; translated from the coding sequence ATGAGACTGACTCCGACTCGAAGATTTGCCATCGCAATCGGCGGCATAATGCTGTTGGTCGCGATCGGCACTACCGGTTACATATTGATCGCCGACATGTCGTTCATCGATGCGCTCTACATGTCGGTAATCACGATATCGACGGTGGGATTCGAGGAAGTCAAGCCGCTCGGCCCCGGCGGGCGAATCTTCACGATGTTTCTGATCGTCACCGGCGTTGGCACGGCGCTATATTTGTTCACTGTCGCGGCTGAGCTTGTGGTTGAGGGGCAGCTCCGCGAGTTCCTGGGGACGACATCGATGCAGCGAAAGATACATCAGCTCCGCGATCACATTATCGTATGTGGCTACGGACGGTTCGGCCGCGCCGTGACAGATGAGTTGAAGCGCGACGATCTGGCGGTGGTGGTTATCGATCCGAATCCGGGGCTCGAACCCGAGCTAATCCGCGCCGGAGCGCTGTTCATCGTGGCGTCCGCTCTTGAGGATGCAATCCTCGAAGAGGCCGGCGTCCGAAACGCTCGCGCGATCGTCGTCGCGACCGGCTCCGATGCGGACAATGTGTACATCACGCTGTCCGCTCGCGAGAAGAACCCCATTATCAAGATCCACGCGCGTGGAGAGACCGAGGCGGGGATGCGGCGCCTCAAGCTCGCGGGCGCCGACTCGGTGATTTCCTCGTATCAGCACGGTGGGATGCGTGTGGCAGCCATGATCACGCGGCCTGCAGTGGTCGATTTTCTCGAGCTCACCTTGCCAGGACGCGGGGTCCAGATCGATCTGGAGGAAATCCAGGTTGTCGAGGGCAGTCCTGCGGTCGGCAAAACGATCGAGTCGGTGGAGCGGGGCACGGCGCGGCTGCGCGTCGTCGCGCTTCAGCGCGGCGACGAACCGATAACGATGGTACCTGGAGCGTCCGAGATCATTCGCGCCGGCGACCGGCTCGTGGTTATTGGTGATCGGACGAGCCTTGGCCGAGTAGCAGACATCCTCAATCGGTGA
- a CDS encoding glycosyltransferase — translation MTPSGKIAPLRGISAQSRAPERLVSIVIPVYNESANLNALWTRLRPVLAGLDRSWEAVFVDDGSRDDSLKILCSIAADEDGRVRVVELARNFGQHSAILAGFRQSRGEVVVTLDADLQNPPEEIPRLLAAIDEGNDVVGGWREERQDDAFRRYASRLHNRLTSLIVGVPMHDYGCMLRAYRRHVVDTVADCDEKAAFVPALANTFAKRVAEIPVAHDERASGESKYNLFSLAKLSLNLITGFSLIPIQAVSLAGIAIFILDAILAVLLMAHRLIYGPQEEGAVWMLFTILFFFIGFIVLALGLIGEYVGRIYIEVRRRPTYIVRAVHSAATESGEPYRQ, via the coding sequence ATGACTCCATCCGGAAAAATCGCGCCGCTTCGCGGTATCTCCGCGCAATCGCGAGCGCCCGAGCGGCTCGTCTCGATTGTCATCCCCGTTTATAACGAATCGGCGAATCTCAACGCGCTGTGGACGCGGCTGCGGCCGGTGCTCGCCGGCCTGGACCGAAGCTGGGAGGCGGTTTTCGTTGACGACGGCTCGCGCGATGACTCGCTGAAGATCCTCTGCTCGATAGCCGCCGACGAAGACGGCCGTGTGCGCGTGGTCGAGCTCGCGCGCAACTTCGGGCAGCATTCGGCGATCCTCGCGGGCTTCCGCCAGTCGCGAGGCGAGGTTGTCGTCACGCTCGACGCCGACCTGCAGAATCCTCCCGAGGAAATTCCGCGGCTGCTCGCCGCGATCGACGAGGGCAACGATGTCGTCGGCGGATGGCGCGAGGAGCGGCAGGACGACGCGTTCCGGCGTTACGCATCGCGCCTTCACAATCGGTTGACGTCGCTGATCGTCGGCGTGCCGATGCACGACTACGGATGTATGCTGCGCGCCTACCGGCGCCACGTCGTCGACACAGTAGCGGACTGCGACGAGAAGGCGGCTTTCGTTCCAGCGCTCGCCAACACTTTCGCCAAGCGCGTTGCCGAGATCCCGGTCGCCCACGACGAACGCGCGAGCGGCGAATCCAAGTACAACCTGTTCAGCCTCGCGAAACTGAGCCTCAACCTGATCACCGGCTTTTCGCTGATCCCGATCCAGGCCGTGAGCCTTGCCGGAATCGCAATCTTCATCCTCGACGCGATCCTCGCCGTGCTGCTGATGGCGCATCGGCTGATCTACGGACCGCAGGAAGAAGGCGCGGTCTGGATGCTTTTCACGATCCTGTTCTTCTTCATCGGGTTTATCGTGCTGGCGCTGGGCCTGATCGGCGAGTACGTCGGGCGCATCTATATCGAAGTGCGGCGCCGCCCGACTTACATCGTGCGCGCGGTTCACAGCGCGGCCACGGAGAGCGGCGAACCGTATCGCCAATAG
- a CDS encoding glycosyltransferase family 39 protein, which produces MARGNRWLRFILIALGAAILYLPGLGRPALWEPDEGRYAEIAREMVATGDYVTPRDDQQRYFEKPPLVYWAEAESIKIFGANEFAVRLPAALFSVGQVVVTAALAEAMLGADTAILAAMTLALSPLFFGFARFATLDPALAFFLTAAIGAFYAAARAPAFDSRTARLWMLFTSAMLALGTLAKGPVALLLGGLIALVWIVIEKRGREIRKMPLITCAIVYVAIVAPWFVLTEMRNPGFLHFFFVHEHLQRYVSSSEHGWGLWFFIPILIGGAWPWIFFAPDGFLALYSGSTPVGESRRSEARLLAIWFVLIFVFFSIPRSKLGSYILPAIPPLAIAAGNGLYRLRAMSAESRSRLLLWFLAVNAIGAIAGAAVVYGFVNRAHPALAQDAVIVALFIVVGAIMMYGTAHDQGRVGYGAAAMALAMIATLGLGERARRDVAPLTTYRDLASIVKPYVQGGCVLGSYRHYVQSLPFYTGTIETRVEYWGELAETGEPETLDRRFFIGSESSLKHTWGSGTCMVLIVNRKDLAALTASLAPPPTVLGCEGKKIALLNGHADSAAPNCAQDGG; this is translated from the coding sequence ATGGCTCGGGGCAACCGCTGGCTGCGCTTCATTCTGATCGCGCTCGGAGCAGCGATTCTTTATCTTCCCGGGCTTGGACGGCCTGCGCTTTGGGAGCCTGACGAGGGGCGTTACGCGGAGATCGCGCGCGAGATGGTCGCGACCGGCGACTACGTAACGCCGCGCGACGACCAGCAGCGCTATTTCGAGAAACCTCCGCTGGTCTACTGGGCCGAGGCGGAATCGATCAAAATTTTCGGCGCCAATGAGTTCGCGGTGCGCCTGCCCGCCGCCCTGTTCAGCGTCGGGCAGGTAGTGGTGACGGCCGCGCTCGCCGAGGCGATGCTCGGGGCTGACACCGCGATTCTCGCTGCGATGACGCTGGCGCTGAGCCCGCTGTTCTTCGGCTTCGCGCGCTTCGCGACACTCGACCCGGCGCTCGCGTTCTTTCTTACTGCCGCAATCGGCGCCTTCTATGCCGCCGCTCGCGCCCCCGCCTTTGATTCACGCACTGCGCGACTGTGGATGCTCTTCACGTCCGCGATGCTCGCGCTGGGAACGCTGGCCAAAGGCCCGGTCGCGCTTTTACTGGGTGGTCTGATCGCTCTCGTCTGGATCGTCATCGAAAAGCGCGGCCGCGAAATCCGGAAGATGCCGCTGATCACGTGCGCGATCGTGTACGTCGCGATCGTCGCGCCATGGTTCGTGCTCACCGAGATGCGCAACCCGGGCTTCCTGCACTTCTTCTTCGTGCACGAGCATCTTCAGCGCTACGTCAGTTCGAGCGAGCACGGATGGGGCCTGTGGTTCTTTATTCCGATCCTTATCGGTGGGGCGTGGCCGTGGATTTTCTTCGCGCCCGATGGGTTCCTTGCGCTGTATTCCGGGAGCACGCCCGTAGGTGAAAGCCGCCGCTCCGAGGCTCGGTTGCTCGCGATCTGGTTCGTACTGATTTTTGTTTTCTTCTCGATTCCGCGCTCGAAGCTGGGCTCGTATATTCTGCCTGCGATCCCGCCGCTTGCGATTGCCGCCGGCAATGGACTCTATCGCCTTCGAGCGATGAGCGCCGAGTCGCGCTCGCGCCTGCTGTTGTGGTTTCTGGCGGTCAATGCGATCGGCGCGATCGCGGGCGCCGCAGTGGTCTACGGTTTCGTGAATCGCGCCCATCCTGCCCTCGCACAGGACGCTGTCATCGTCGCGCTGTTTATCGTGGTCGGCGCGATCATGATGTACGGAACGGCGCACGACCAAGGCCGCGTCGGCTACGGCGCCGCCGCCATGGCGCTCGCGATGATCGCGACGCTGGGCCTCGGCGAGCGCGCGCGCCGCGACGTGGCTCCACTCACGACCTATCGCGATCTCGCTTCGATCGTGAAGCCTTACGTGCAGGGTGGGTGTGTCCTCGGTTCGTATCGCCATTACGTTCAGTCGCTGCCCTTCTATACCGGGACGATCGAAACGCGCGTCGAGTATTGGGGCGAGCTCGCGGAGACCGGCGAACCGGAGACGCTCGACAGGCGTTTCTTTATCGGTTCGGAGTCGAGCCTGAAGCATACCTGGGGATCCGGGACGTGCATGGTGCTGATCGTCAATCGCAAGGATCTCGCCGCGCTCACTGCGTCGCTTGCCCCGCCGCCCACGGTGCTCGGATGCGAAGGCAAGAAAATCGCGCTCCTCAACGGCCACGCCGACAGCGCCGCGCCGAATTGTGCACAGGATGGCGGATAA
- a CDS encoding DSD1 family PLP-dependent enzyme — MRKAEIDTPALILDLDVVEANIRAMADYFAVRPQKLRPHFKTPKTPEVARRQLAAGAIGITASKIGEVEVLARARLGPVLLANQIAGAQKIDRLFAAASKIDVIATVESEFNINELEAGAARAGRGLEVIIEVDTGMHRCGAESPQETVELVRRLRRGPLKYRGIMGYEGHAVLLPDREKRIATATAALTRLSDHVEALRRAGLPPEIVSAGGTGTYDIAGNWPDVTEVQAGSYVFMDGAYRIVRPDLGQPALTLLTTVISRRGDRAITDAGLKALTNEFGPPTGKDLPVKVARLSEEHGHLAAGDLEIAPGSKIDLVPSHGDTTINLHSEYYVVRGDEVVAIWPIEGARAFR, encoded by the coding sequence ATGCGCAAGGCCGAGATTGATACTCCGGCGCTGATTCTCGACCTCGACGTAGTCGAGGCGAATATCCGCGCGATGGCGGACTACTTCGCCGTGCGGCCGCAAAAGTTAAGGCCTCACTTTAAGACCCCGAAGACGCCCGAAGTGGCGCGGCGCCAGCTCGCCGCAGGGGCAATCGGGATCACCGCCTCGAAGATCGGCGAGGTCGAAGTGCTTGCCCGCGCGAGGCTCGGGCCGGTTCTACTCGCGAACCAGATTGCGGGAGCACAGAAGATCGATCGGCTGTTTGCCGCGGCGAGCAAGATCGACGTCATCGCGACGGTCGAAAGCGAGTTCAACATCAACGAGCTCGAAGCGGGTGCGGCACGAGCAGGGCGCGGACTTGAAGTAATAATTGAAGTTGATACGGGGATGCATCGCTGCGGCGCCGAGTCGCCGCAGGAGACCGTCGAGCTCGTGCGCCGGCTCAGGCGCGGTCCGCTCAAGTACCGTGGCATCATGGGCTACGAAGGCCACGCCGTGCTGCTGCCCGATCGCGAGAAGCGAATCGCGACGGCGACGGCGGCGCTCACGCGACTCAGCGACCACGTCGAGGCTCTGCGTCGAGCGGGCTTGCCGCCCGAAATCGTGAGCGCCGGCGGAACCGGCACCTACGACATCGCGGGCAACTGGCCTGACGTGACCGAGGTTCAGGCGGGCTCCTACGTCTTCATGGATGGCGCCTACCGAATTGTGCGGCCCGACCTGGGGCAACCCGCCCTGACGCTGCTGACGACGGTCATTTCCAGGCGCGGCGATCGAGCGATTACCGACGCGGGGCTGAAGGCTCTCACCAACGAGTTCGGACCCCCGACAGGAAAAGATTTGCCCGTGAAGGTGGCGCGGCTTTCGGAGGAGCATGGCCATCTGGCGGCCGGCGACCTCGAGATCGCGCCCGGCTCGAAAATCGATTTGGTGCCGAGTCATGGCGACACTACGATTAATCTCCACAGCGAGTACTATGTCGTGCGCGGCGACGAGGTCGTCGCGATTTGGCCGATCGAGGGTGCAAGAGCATTTCGATGA
- a CDS encoding formyltransferase, translating into MSSAPCVLFAYHEMGYACIEALLAMGAPIAAVFTHLDDPHEEIWWRSVADLALRHGVPVHVPDRVDDTWRERIAAMNPAVIYSFYYRYLIPESILELAHRGAYNMHGSLLPKYRGRAPVNWMLVNGEREAGVTLHHMVARADAGDIVGQRGIAIDDDDTALTLYRKLVPLGVRLINEFHPQIVVGGAPRRPMNIAEGSYFGRRRPADGRIDWNWPARRIFNLVRAVTHPYPGAFTTVDGRKLIVWRAAIAAESGTRGVAGAIIAERGDGSLEVAAGEGSITIVRAQFEGAVEGPARAVLGDKGRIGGRI; encoded by the coding sequence GTGAGCTCCGCGCCTTGCGTGCTGTTCGCCTATCACGAGATGGGCTACGCCTGCATCGAGGCGCTGCTCGCGATGGGCGCGCCGATCGCGGCCGTGTTCACGCACCTCGATGATCCGCACGAAGAAATCTGGTGGCGGAGCGTCGCCGATCTGGCGCTGCGGCATGGCGTGCCGGTCCACGTGCCCGATCGTGTCGATGACACCTGGCGCGAGCGCATTGCGGCGATGAATCCGGCGGTCATCTATTCCTTCTACTACCGCTACCTGATTCCGGAGAGCATCCTCGAACTCGCGCACCGCGGCGCTTATAACATGCACGGCTCGTTGCTGCCGAAGTATCGCGGGCGAGCGCCGGTGAACTGGATGCTCGTGAATGGCGAGCGCGAGGCGGGTGTCACCTTGCATCACATGGTCGCGCGCGCCGATGCGGGCGATATTGTTGGACAGCGCGGCATTGCGATCGATGATGATGACACGGCGCTCACGCTCTATCGGAAGCTCGTGCCGCTCGGCGTTAGATTGATCAACGAATTTCATCCGCAAATTGTTGTGGGCGGCGCGCCGCGAAGGCCGATGAATATCGCCGAAGGCAGCTACTTCGGACGGCGGCGGCCCGCGGACGGGCGCATCGACTGGAATTGGCCGGCGCGGCGAATCTTCAACCTCGTGCGCGCGGTCACGCATCCTTATCCGGGCGCGTTTACGACGGTGGACGGCCGTAAACTGATAGTGTGGCGCGCGGCGATCGCGGCGGAGTCCGGAACGCGCGGAGTTGCGGGCGCGATAATCGCCGAACGTGGCGACGGCTCGCTCGAAGTCGCGGCGGGCGAGGGCAGTATCACAATCGTGCGCGCGCAGTTCGAAGGCGCGGTTGAAGGTCCAGCACGCGCCGTGCTCGGCGACAAGGGCCGCATCGGCGGCCGAATTTGA
- the purE gene encoding 5-(carboxyamino)imidazole ribonucleotide mutase, with translation MADGKPLVGILMGSKSDWEYMSAAAEVLEELKVPHEARVLSAHRTPDQTLEYSATAHERGLRVIIAGAGGAAHLAGVLAAKTILPVIGVPMPTTSLQGMDSLLSIVQMPKGIPVATMAIGKPGAGNAGLYAAQILALHDLTLADRLKQWRAARAQELLKQTLP, from the coding sequence ATGGCTGATGGTAAGCCGCTAGTCGGGATCCTGATGGGCAGTAAAAGCGACTGGGAGTACATGTCGGCGGCGGCCGAGGTCCTGGAAGAACTTAAAGTTCCACATGAAGCTCGGGTGCTGTCCGCGCATCGCACACCGGACCAGACACTTGAATACTCGGCCACCGCGCACGAGCGCGGGCTCCGGGTAATAATCGCAGGTGCCGGAGGTGCGGCGCACCTTGCCGGGGTGCTCGCGGCCAAAACGATCCTGCCGGTTATCGGCGTGCCGATGCCGACGACTTCCCTGCAAGGTATGGACTCGCTGCTTTCTATCGTCCAGATGCCCAAGGGGATTCCCGTGGCGACGATGGCGATCGGCAAGCCCGGCGCCGGCAACGCCGGCCTCTACGCAGCGCAGATTCTCGCGCTTCACGATCTGACGCTGGCCGACCGCCTCAAACAGTGGCGTGCGGCGCGTGCGCAGGAATTGCTCAAGCAGACGCTGCCCTGA
- a CDS encoding helix-turn-helix domain-containing protein: MADKKNQPASPPNQASPNDLTLGQSIAEARERKGFSQDDVVRETHLPIHYVRMIESDNYGAISDQLYVLPFLRRYATFLDLDAEEVASRFVRDVQRSETNVTRMSEPITMVQKRRGSWRTLVIGLLVIAALGAVAELALRHFELIKQALHPSSAASSAPMPGATIETSVAPAEAPVSSPAQIASPAAQTAPMAAASAVLPSARGTSVAPQPRNETGNQEEN; this comes from the coding sequence GTGGCAGACAAGAAAAACCAGCCCGCCTCCCCGCCGAATCAAGCATCGCCGAACGACTTGACGCTCGGACAGTCGATCGCCGAAGCGCGCGAGCGCAAAGGGTTTTCGCAGGACGACGTCGTGCGCGAGACCCATCTGCCGATCCATTATGTGCGGATGATCGAGAGCGACAACTACGGAGCGATTTCCGATCAACTTTATGTGCTGCCATTCCTGAGGCGCTACGCGACCTTTCTTGACCTCGACGCCGAGGAAGTTGCGTCGCGTTTTGTGCGTGACGTGCAGCGCTCCGAGACCAATGTCACGCGGATGTCCGAGCCCATCACGATGGTCCAGAAAAGACGTGGCTCCTGGCGCACGCTCGTCATCGGGCTGCTCGTCATCGCGGCGCTCGGGGCGGTCGCGGAACTCGCGTTGCGCCATTTCGAGCTGATCAAGCAGGCGCTTCATCCCTCGTCGGCCGCTTCGTCCGCACCGATGCCGGGCGCGACGATCGAGACGTCGGTTGCGCCGGCCGAAGCTCCAGTCTCGAGCCCCGCGCAGATCGCATCGCCAGCCGCGCAAACCGCGCCGATGGCCGCCGCCAGCGCTGTGCTGCCCTCAGCACGTGGGACCAGCGTCGCGCCACAACCACGCAACGAGACCGGGAATCAGGAAGAAAACTAA